The following are from one region of the Rhipicephalus microplus isolate Deutch F79 chromosome 1, USDA_Rmic, whole genome shotgun sequence genome:
- the LOC119159704 gene encoding baculoviral IAP repeat-containing protein 5 translates to MAKTSKTSVDLSTKSVLLAATDQNMNLYENRLASFESWPLTGDCMCTPARMAGAGFYHCPTRNEPDLTRCYVCFKEMDGWEPSDDPAKEHARSVDCALVRLGKKSEDMTALDVLGLEKARAKNRACKFLELAAAEMGEAMRKVKYELDKVRRKKR, encoded by the coding sequence ATGGCCAAAACATCCAAAACTTCCGTCGACCTGTCCACCAAGTCTGTGCTGCTGGCGGCAACGGACCAAAACATGAACCTCTACGAAAACCGCCTCGCTAGTTTCGAGAGTTGGCCACTGACCGGCGACTGCATGTGCACGCCAGCGCGGATGGCAGGAGCTGGTTTTTATCACTGTCCTACGCGGAACGAGCCAGACCTCACACGTTGTTACGTGTGCTTTAAGGAAATGGACGGCTGGGAACCGAGTGACGACCCAGCCAAAGAGCACGCGCGCTCTGTGGACTGCGCTTTGGTTCGCTTGGGCAAAAAAAGTGAAGACATGACAGCGCTGGACGTTCTCGGCCTCGAGAAGGCCCGCGCAAAGAACCGAGCCTGCAAATTTCTCGAGCTAGCCGCTGCCGAAATGGGAGAGGCcatgcgcaaagtcaaatacgaACTGGACAAGGTGCGGAGGAAGAAGCGTTGA